The window CCATGGTGCCGATTATACAAGTAATCATGGACATCCTTCGGAAAACAGCTATCGATGCTTCATTCGACACCCACCTTTTTTTCATTTGGTAACGCAGGCAAATGCCGTTGAAAATCCTTGCAGTTGATAATAATCCGCTGATGCTGAAGCTTCTTTCCCATTACCTGGAAGAAAGAGGTCACAAAGTCCTGACCGCGGAAGACGGCATCCGCGCCCTGGATATCGTCAACACCTTTACCCCGGACGTCATGTTCATCGACTTCATCATGCCCGGCATCAGCGGCAAAAATCTCTGCAAGATCATCCGTTGCAACAGCAAATTCACCAAGACCTATATCGCCATCCTGTCGGCCACCGCCGTCGAAGGGAACCACGATGTCGGCGAATGGGGCGCCGACACCTGTATCGCCAAGGGCCCGTTCACCATGGTTGCCCGACACATCCAGACCATTCTTGACATGGTGGAACGCGATGAAATCAAGGATTTTTCCGGACAGATTCTCGGCAAGGATGAAATCCATCACCGCCAGATAACCAAGGAACTCCTGTCAAACCTGACTCATATGGATGTCATCTTCAACAACCTTGCCGAAGGGGTGCTGGAGTTCAACCGCCGGCTACGGATCGTCTACGCCAACAGCAGCGCGCTGCGGCTTTGCGGAATAGCCGAGGAAAAATTGCTGGGACGGAATGTTCTTGATCTTTTTGACCAACCATCCCGTCCGCTCATGGCAAAACTCACGGAAGATGTTTTTTCATCCCGCCGGCATACCGACTCCCATGATATTCGCTGCCTGAACAAGCGGCAGGTGACCCTAGATTTTCTCCCGCTGCATACCGACGGCACGGAGTCAATGATTCTGATTATTCACGACATCACCGCCCACAAGGCTGCCGAGGAAAAATTACTGCAACGGGAAGCACAGTACCGCACCCTGGTGGAGACAGTGCCCCACGGCATCCAGGAAAATGACACGGAGGGGATAATCACCTTCAGCAACGCCATGCATCACCGCCTGCTGGGTTATGAACCGGGAGAGCTTCTCGGCAAACCGATCTGGAACATGGCGGCTTCGGAAAAAGAGCGGGAGGAGCTGCAAAAATATTTTGCCTTTCTGGTCAGGGAAATACCGCCCCCCACGCCCTACATGGCGCGCAACAAAACCAAGGACAATCGCCTCATCGACGTCCAGGTTGACTGGAATTACAAACGGGACGACAATGGCGTGGTAACCGGCTTTACCGCCATCATCACCGATATTACCGAACGAAAAAAAGCGGAACAGGCCCTGATGGAAAGCGAGGAACGCTACCGCGACCTGTTTGAAAACGCCTCCGACCTGATCCAGATCGTCAAACCGGACGGTGGACTGCAGTATGTCAACCGGGCATGGCGGCAGACATTCGGCTATGACGACGAGGAAGTGGCCAGGCTCACCATTTTCGACCTCATCGACCGGGATTGCCGGGACCACTGCCTGGAGACATTCAACCGGGTCCTGGTCGAAGGCAACGTCCCCTCCATCCACTCCACCTTTGTCGCCAAAAACGGCGACAAAATCATCCTCGAAGGTTCGGCCAACTGCCGAAAAAGCCCCGAGGGAGCGCCGCTTTTCACCCGTTGCATATTCCGGAACGTCACCAAACAAAAGGAGCTCGAAAAACAGCTGCGCCAGTCCCAGAAGATGCAGGCCATCGGCACCCTGGCCGCCGGCATTGCCCACGACTTCAACAACCTGCTGTCCGCGGTCATGGGCTACACCCAGTTGACCATGCTGCAACTGCCGCCGGATAGTGACAGCCATCAAAATCTGAAAAAGGTTATGCAGTCGTCGAAAAGGGCGGCGGAACTGGTGAAACAGATCCTCACCTTCAGCCGCCCCTCAAGCGAAAGACAAATCTGCATCCTCATCCCCCCCCTGGTCAAGGAAGCGATCAAACTGATCAGCCACAGCCTGCCCGCGACAATCAAAATAGAACATGACATTGCCCCGGACTGCCCTCCCATTCTGGCGGACCCCACTCAGCTCCAGCAGGTTATCATGAATCTCTGCACCAATGCCTATCATGCCATGCGCGCCGGCGGCGGCACGCTGACCGTCAGGGTTGACACGGTGGAGGTCGATGACCGGTTTCTGCTTTTAAACCCGTCGCTTGCCGCAAAAAAATGCGTTCGTTTACGGGTCAGCGACACGGGCCACGGTATTGACGCACGCATCATCGACCGCATTTTTGAACCCTATTTCACCACGAAAAACCAAGGCGACGGCACGGGACTCGGCCTTGCCGTGGTGCACGGTATCGTCACCAATCACCATGGAGCAATCACCGTTGACAGCGAAGTCGGAACAGGAACCACCTTTGCCGCATACTTCCCCATCCATTTCGCCAAAAACGCCGGGGTTGCGGATGAACAGGACGACGCTTTTCCCCGCCTCACGGCGAACGTCCTCTTTGTTGACGACCAGCAGGACCTTGCCGAACTCGGGAAAATGGGCCTGGAAAGCATCGGCTGCCGGGTGAGCACCTTTTCCAGCAGCAGCGAGGCGCTTGCCGCCTTTCAAGCTGATCCGGCCGCATTCGATGTGGTGATAACCGACCAGACGATGCCGGAAATGACCGGCGCGGCACTTGCAGCCAGGCTGCTGGCACTCAAACCGGATCTGCCGATCATCCTCTGCACCGGCCACAGCGACATCATTGACGAAACAACCGCGCGCGGCCTCGGCATCAGGGCCTTTCTCATGAAACCCCTGCAGCTCAACAAGCTGGCCGAGATCATCCAAGCCGTCCTGAAGTCGTAAGAAGGATGGCACCGCCGACATCTCGCGTTGACTCCCTCCACATCGATATGATACAAAATGACATAGTGCCCGATGCATCAAAAAAACTACCCGGAGACAAGTATGCCGTCCGCACCCTCCTTGGAACATCATGATATCCCGCTGAACCGCGACCTGTTTCTCCGCACCCTCATCAGGGAATTGGCCGGTATCCTTGAAGAGGTTATCGGTCATGAAGAAACAGCCGGCTACATCAGCCTGGTCGGCCAAAAAATGGGCAGTTGGATCAACGGCATCTACCGGCAATCCCTTGGATTGCCAACCCTTTCCCCGGAACAGACGGCCCGGGTGCTTGTTGACCTGAAGCGGCGTCTTGACGGCCATTTTTCCCTCATTGAGCTGAACGAAGAAAAGATGGTACTCAGCAGCTCAGCCTGCCCCTTTGGGGAGAAGGTGCTCGACCGCCCTTCCATGTGCATGATGACCTCCAATGTCTTCGGCGTCATCACCGCCGAAAATCTCGGCTACGCCAAGGTTGCGCTGCACGAAACCATTGCCGGCCGCTGTTCCCGTTGCCTGGTCACCGTCTTTATCAAACAGACGGATGAATCACGGGCGACTGCGGGACGGGAATATTTCGGGGAGTAAGGGACGACTCTCATGCACCAATATCCGCCGCACATCATGGAATGTTTTCATGCCTTTACCGCGGCACAGCGGGACGCCTCCTTGCTGCTTGACCGCGGCGGACTGATCCTGGCGGCAAACGAGGCCGCCCTGCGCATGCTCGGCTTGAGCCGCGACAGCCTCTCCGGGGGCAACATCAGCACGCAAACCGTCGAAAGGGAAGAAAAGCTGACGGCCTACCTCCAGAGCTGCAGCCGGACCAACAGCCCGGTGCCCGGCGTCATCACCTGGCGCACCTCCTCGGGCGGGCAACTGAAAACCCCATGCCACGGATTCCGCCTGCATATTTCTCCGGGCACGCCGCACACTTTCATCGTCATTCAGGTGTCTTCCCCGGAAAAATCAACCGACAAATTCCTCGCCTTAAACAGAACCCTGGACGAGCTGACCGCCTCGCGCCTTGAACTGCTGAACAAATCGCAACGGCTGGAAAAGGAAATAAACGACCGCGGCCGGGCCGAGGAGGAGTTGCGGCTTGCCCATAACCGGCTTGCCGCCATTCTTGACAGCATCGAGGCCTTTGTCTACGTGGCCGACATGCAGACCCATGAGGTGCTCTTCATCAACAAATATTGCCGCGATTTGTTGGGGGATATCCGTGGGAAAATCTGCTGGCAGTCGATCCAGGAGGGTCAGAACGGGCCATGCCCCTTCTGCACCAACAAATATCTGGTCGATGATGAAGGAAAAATCCTTCCACCCCATATCTGGGAATTCCAAAACAGCAGAACAAACCACTGGTATCACATCATTGACCGGGCCATCCGCTGGGTCGACAACAGAACGGTCCGTCTGGAAATCGCCACCGACATCACCGCAAAAAAGGAGGCGGAGGAAAAAATCAGCAAGGCCAAAAGGGAATGGGAACTGACCTTTGACGCCATCGATGAGGTGGTCACCATTCATGATCGCGAGATGACTATTATCCGGGCCAACCTGGCCGCGGGCCGGCTCTTCGGCCTCGCCCCCCAGGCCCTGATCGGCAGGAAATGTTATGAAGTTTTCCGCAAAACGTTCGAACCATGCGCCGACTGCCCGGAACTGCGGGCCAAGGCCGATCTCCTCCCGCACAGCAACGAAATATATCATCCGGATATCAAAAGAACCTTCAGCGTCTCCTCCTCTCCCATTCTCGATGAACTGGGGAACGCAAACATGTTTGTCCACATCGCCAAGGACATAACCGAACAGTCCCTGTTGCAGGAACAGCTGCGCCAGGCCCAGAAAATGGAGGCGGTGGGCACCCTGGCCGGCGGCATTGCCCATGACTTCAACAATGTTCTTTCACCCATCATCGGCTTCACCGAGCTTTCCCTGACAAAAATCGGGCCGAATCACCCGATCTCCTCCGATCTCGCCCATGTCCTCCAGGCCGCCAAACGGGCACGGGATCTGGTCCGCCAGATCCTTTCCTTCAGCCGGCAAAGCTCCGGGGAACGCAAACCGCTGCAGATCCATCTCATTATCAAGGAGGCGCTCAAGCTGTTGCGTTCCTCGCTGCCGACCTCCATCGAAATCCGCCGGAATATCACGGCGGACAGCGGGGTTGTTCTGGCGGATCCAACCCAGATCCATCAGATCCTCATGAACCTCTGCACCAACGCCTACCACGCCATGCAGGCGACCGCCGCCGGCGTGCTGGCCATCAACCTCAGCCGTCTCACCCTGGATCAATCGGACAGCAAAACCTCCGTACTGGGACTTGCCCCAGGCCCCTATGTCAAGCTCGTGGTGAGCGACACCGGCTGCGGCATGGACCGCATGATTCAGGATAAAATTTTCGAGCCCTATTTCACCACCAAACAAAAAGGCGAAGGTACCGGCCTGGGCCTTGCCGTGGTGCATGGCATCGTCAAATCATACGGAGGCCACATCTCGGTCTACAGCGAACCGGGAAAGGGCACCGCCTTTCACATCTACCTGCCGGCCCTTGCGGGAGAACCATCATTGGTCCGGTCCACCCTGCACGAGGAAATCCCCAGGGGCAACGGAGAACGGATTCTCGTGGTGGATGACGAACAAGCGATTGTTTCCATGCAGCAGAAACTTCTTGAAGGGCTGGGCTACCAGGTGAAGCCCTTCACCGACTGTGAAGAGGCCATGAAGGAAATTTGGACGCATCCGGGGGACATCGACCTGATTGTCACCGACATGACCATGCCCAGGATAAGCGGACTGGACCTGGCCCGTGAGGTGAAGAGCCTGCGTCCCGACCTGCCGGTTATCCTCTGCACGGGATTCAGCGAGCTGATCAACGAGGAAACCGCCCGGCAATGCGGCATATATCGATTCCTCATGAAGCCGGTGCTGACCCGCGATCTCGCCGGGGCAATCAGAACGGCGCTGGACAGCCGTCCGGCTCCCGGCTGATCCGCATCAGTCTTTCCCGCAGACCGGACATCCGTTTCGCCTGCCGGGCAACACCTTCCGAGAAGGAGCCGTGCTCGGCAAAAACCGTTACACTCTTTCTGGCGCGGGTGATTGCGGTATAAATCAGCTCCCGGGTTACGACCGGCACATTCCCGGGGGGAAGAACAACGACAACATGGTCATACTCGGAGCCCTGGGCCTTATGCACGGTCAGGGCAAAGGCCGTTTCATGCTCCGGCAGGCGGGAAGGAGGAAATTTGCGGAAGCCTCCATCCGGCGAAGGGAAAAAGGCCAGCAGCCGGTCTTCCTCCCGGTCGTGGAGGACGATACCGGTATCGCCGTTGAACAGCCTGATCGAATAATCATTGCGGGTAACGATTATCGGACGGCCATGATAGGAAGCATTGCCCACGGGATCGATAATGCCCTGCCGGCCAAGCATTTTTTCCACAAAGGAATTGATGCCGGCAATACCGTACGGCCCTCGGCGCACGGCGGAAAAAATACGAAATCGGTCAAAGGCCGCAAATATTTTTTCAACCTCCATTTCGCGGAGATAGAGGCCGTAATGATCTCGTATCAGCGTGCCGAGTTCCTCCTCCATTGCCGCGGGGGGAAAAAAGGCGGCATCGCCCGCCCCACGCTGCGCAAACACCTGCAGGGCCTCCTCCGCCCGTCCCGCGTTAATCCGCCCGGCAAGCCTGCCGATGCGGCTTTCCGCCGCATAGCGATAGCTTCGGCGCAAGCCGACGATATGATCCTGAATAGGGGTGACGTTCTTGCCCGCCGCAACAGCAAAACCCGTGGCCTGTGTCAGCAGAGCGGCCGCTGCCGGGCTGAAGTCATCGATATCGCCCGCTCCGCACAGATCACCGAAGACCGAACCGGGATTAACCGAGGCAAGCTGGTCCTTGTCGCCCAGCAGGACAAGCTTCGCCCGGAGCGGCACGGCGTCAAGCAGCCGCGCCATGAGGGCGACATCAATCATCGACACCTCGTCGACAATGACAAGATCAACGGGCAGAAGATTGTCCCGGTTGTGCCGGAAAGCCGGTCTGCCGGGGATGACGCCGAGAAGTCGGTGGATGGTTGAGGTCCGGTCCGGAATCGCGTCGCAACCCAGCTTGCTTTTTGCCTTGCCGATCGCCTCCTGCAGCCTGACCGCCGCCTTGCCGGTGGGCGCGGCAATGGCCACCCGCCCCGGCGCGACAAGCCCCATCCGGATGAGCACGCCAAGCACCTTGGCCACCGTGGTTGTTTTGCCGGTACCCGGTCCGCCGGAGATCACGGCAAAATTATTGAGCGCCGCCATGGCCGCGGCCACCTGCTGCCAGTCGATATCATTGCCGCCGTTTGTGGGGAAATAACCGTAATCGGTCATGGCGCGGCGTAACTGTTCCGGGGCCGGACAGCCGTCATGCCGCTTCATCCGCGCCGCGAGATGGTGCACTATCATGGTTTCATACTGATAATAACGATGCAGATACAACCGCTTCCCATCGCGAATCAGCGGCAAATAATCCCCCGGTCCGCCGATGGCCGGACTTGCCGGGTCCTCCTCGACCAGCCGGTTGAGCTCGCCGGCATACTCCCGGTAAAAGGGCAGATCACCTACCCCGGCAAGATCAAGACAGGTGTGGCCGTCGCCGGTGTTCGCGCTCACCAGGGCATACAGCAGGGCAAGCGAGTCGTGGCCGCCGAAACGATCCGTCAGCAAGCGGGCAAGATGGCGGTCAACCGACCGGATATGACCTTCTTGCCACAGTTTATCCACAATATCCATCATCAGCAAACTCCGGGAAGAAACAGTTCTTCCATCCTTTCCACCAGGGTCCGGGCTGGTCTGTCGAAGTAAACACCGGTGGCCGCCGGACGGCCGGCGTCAATGCCGCGGAGAAAAAGATAATAAACGCCGCCGAAATGACGTTCGTAGCTGTAATCCGGAAGCGAAGCGCGCAAATGCAGGTGAAGGGCCAGGGTATAGAGATGATACTGCAGGAAGTAATAACTTTCGATCATCACCCGGCTGAGGGCGTTTGCGTTATAATCCGCCGCACTATCCCCCAGATGGTTCGACTTCCAGTCAATGAGATAAAATTTCTCCCCATGCTCCAGGACAAGATCGATAAAACCGTGCATATAGCCGTGCAAGGGGGAAAAATGAAGCCCGCGACTCCGCTCCCCGAACATTTCGGAGTGGCCGCTGTTGATCCCGGAAAAAAGGCGGCCGATCTCGGACGGACTCACCTGTTGCAGGGGAAAGTAGAATTCCAGCTCATTGATCCGTTTCTCCCGGCTGATATCGGCCAGCTGAAAACCGTCAAGGGGCTGGTCCACCACCTGCTCAAGCATGGTGCGGATCGAAGGACAAAACGCCTCGGCAAAGCCATACCGGCGTAAGCCGTCGGCAACCAGCCGCTGCGTCGCCGCATCCCGAACCATGGGAAAATCGAGATGCTCCAGCATGTCATGCATGAAGGTCCCGGCCCTGGCCCCGCGCGGAAAGGTAAAGATCGAAAACTCCCGCTCCTTGCCGCCCGCGGGCTGAATCAGAGAGAGGGGAAGCGGGAACTGCTCATTGTCCCGGTCCTTGCGGCCGTCACCCTCGCCGTGCTGATCACGGGTCAGTCCGGAAAAGCTGCTGATCTGCCGGGCCGGGGGGACGGCCCCGGCAAAGAGTGCCGGCTGCGGAACGCTTTGCCCCGGCATGATCGACAAAAACGGCAGTTCGCCCGGACACGGCAGATCGGTGACGGCAACGCAGTGGTGTGCCGAGGCAAAAAGACTCTCCAGACAGGCCCGCACCGCGCTGGTGGTTTTGCAGGCATCATACTGTTTTTTCATTTCCTCGGCCGGGTCCGGCGCATCGTTTTGCGATCCATCCGTATGAAAGAGATAGGCGGGGGCCGAGGTGTGGGCGCCGAACCGGCTGTCAAACTTTGTCCAGAAGGTATAACAGCGATGCCGGGCCCGGGTCAGTGCCACATAAAAAAGACGAAGATTTTCCGACAGCGCCTCCCGGAAGGATGCCGGACGCTTGTCGGCAAATTCCTCATCATCGAGATAAAAGACCATCCTGCCCTGATCGTCATGACAGAGATTTTCGCTGTTTTCCGATCTTCCCCAGACAAAGGGGACAAAGACAATGGGGTACTCGAGGCCTTTGCTTTTATGGATGGTGACAATCCGCACCGCCTCTTCATCACTTTCCATGCGCAGCTCCCGTTCCTCTTCGCGCAGGGACGGCTCGCGCCGCCGGGAAGAAAACCAGCCGAGCAACTCATTGATCCCGGCCCCTTTTTCCACCTGGCGCAGATGAAGAATTTCGGCAAGATGGAGGAAATTGGTAAGCGATCGTTCGCCGTTCATCCGACCCATCAATACGGCCTTGACATCATGGTCGACCAGCAGTCTGCGGAACATGGCCAGAAAACCCTTGCCGTGAAAGAGGTCATTGTAGTTCTTGAAGGCGAGCGACCAGTCATCCCATCTCAGGGGATCGACTTGCGCCTCGTGCAGACTGCCTGCCGTCATGCCGAAAAGCGGTGTTGCCAGGGCGCTGCTCACGGCGGACATCCGCGACGGAGAGGCAACGCCTGCGAGCAGAAGTTCCAGTGCCGCGGCCTCCTCCGCATCAAAAATGCTGCCGGCGCTTGAAACCACGGCCGGGATGCCGTGCCGAATCAAAAGCTGCTGCACCGGCATCATCTGCGCCTTAGTGCGCACCAGCACGGCGAAATCGGACGGCCTGAGCGGTCGTTTTCCGCCATCTGCCTGCCGCAGGGCGGCCTTGCCCTGCGCGGCCAGGGAAAGCAAGCGATGGATTTCCGACAGAACCGCCCGGCCGGCCAGATCAGTTGCAACAGCAGCCGTCACCTTTTCTTCCGCCCCGCCACTCCCCGCACCGGTCCAGATGACAAGCGGCGGCTGTTTTTCTTCACCATCAACGACAAGCGGCGAAACGGTAACGGCGGGTTCAACCGGCTGAAAGCCGATACCCTTTTCAGCAAACGGATTGCCGCCGCCGCGACCGGCAAAGACGCCATTGACCCCGGAAACCAGAAGCGGATCGGAACGGTAGTTTTTCGGCAGGGTGTAACGATGGTCGACCTGGGCGGCCGCCTGCAGGTATGCATAGACATCGGCCCCGCGAAAACTGTAAATGGCCTGTTTCGGGTCACCGATCAAAAAAAGAATGCGGCTTCCGGCAAACAGGGTGCTGAAAATAGCATACTGCAGCGGATCGGTATCCTGAAACTCATCAATCAGCGCCGCATCATAGCGTTTGCGGATGACCTCGGCCAGGGCTCCGTTGGCGCCCGTTGCCAGACTGCGCTGCAGGCGAACGAGAAAATCATTGAATGACTGGATATTCTCCTTTTGCTTGCGCTCATCGAGCCGTTTGTCCATGTAGGAGAACATCTCTTTTTGCAGATATCGCAGACGAGAGGCGCACAGGTTCTGGAAATGCGCATAGTGGCCATTTATCGTTGTTGCCAGTGCAAAAAAGGGATGAAGCGGGATAACGGCGGGATCCTTGGCCTTTTGCCCCAGCTTTTCCGAACCGAACCAGACAAGGGCCTGGTTGACCTCCTCATCGATTACCGGCTGGTCGGAGCGGACAAACCGGTCGATTTCCATTGCCGCTTTTTCCACGTAATCACGCCGGTACGACCTGCCGTCGAGCAGCTTGCGTTCCAGCTGCAGCCACTTCACCGCCCCTGCCGGTTCATCCGGCCACTGCTTTTTCAGGGAAGAGCACAAATCGCGCAGATCGGCAAAGGCGGCCTCAATCTCCGCGCGGCCCGCCGGCCTTTCCGCTCCGGACTCGATCCGCAGGCCGGGATTTCGGTCCTTGATCCGGTAAAGCCGGAAAAAACCATCAATCCCTTTTTTCAGCAGCGACCCGAGAATGTGGGGGGATTCGTCATAGACATGGCTGCGCCAGAAATCGCGCAAACAGTCCATGATCAGTTCGGCGAGGTCGGTGACAACCCTGGTATCGTACAGCGCGCCGCCGGCAAAGGCGTTATCGATGAGCTGGCGCCGGCAGAAGCTGTGAATGGTGTACACGGCACACTCATCAAAATCGCGGATGGCCCGGCGCACCCGATTGATCTTTTCCAGCGCGCCGACCTCCGGGGTCTGACGCAGTTTTTCGAGAAACTCCTCCCGGCAGGTCATCCTGCCGCTAAAAACCTCCCGGGCATTCTGCAGCACGGCGTACAGCCGTTCCTTCAGCTCCTCGGTGGCGGCGCGGGTGAAGGTCACCACCAGAATTTTTTCAACCGGAATATTCTTTTCCACGATCAGCCGGAGAAAAAGGGCGGCGATGGTATAGGTCTTCCCTGTCCCGGCGCTGGCCTCGATCAGATTGGTGCCTTCCAGTGCGCAGGTCGCAAGATCAAGATTTCGCAACGGACTCTCCCCCCTCAAAAAGGCGCAGATGATGAAAAAGAGGCACGCCGATTTCCTCGGCAAGCGCGACGAAAGTCTCGTCCAGCACTTCTGTTTCGCCGAAACAGTGACGATTGTAGAGATCGGCCAAGCCGTCATGGGTGTCGCTGTTCCAGCCGGCGCGGACGGCGGCAAGTTCCTTGCCCTCGTGCAGGGCCAGGGAATACTTCGGAAAAAAACGGACCGGGCAGTGCAGGCCCTGCCGGTAGATCAAAACCAGCTCATCCAGCAGCAGCGCGGCCCCATCCACCGGCGCGAAAGAAACCCCGCTCCGATCGACCCCGGCGCACAGAGTGCTCCGGGGGCCATCCTCGGCCAGGCCGTTCAGCACGAGATGAAGCAGCCAGGCCTGGACAAGATCCTTCTTGCTCTCCACCGCAATGAAGCCCGTTTTCTTTTTCTCCGCCCCCAGTCGCGCCGGGCGGAGAAAAATCTGCGCCTGGTGAAAGAGGTTGCCCAGGGTTCCGGTTAAAAGCACCCCGGACGGCAGCGTCAGATCAACCTTGCGGGCGGGAAGCGGCTCGCGGATCAAATCTCCCAGCCAGCCGGTGAAGGCGGCCATTTCCGTTTGCAGCTCATCAGCGTAAAAATCGCCGGGATTGCCCAGGGGCAGCATGCCGCAATCCTTCAGCCGGCGCACCTTTTCCGCGAGAGACCGTCCGGCGGCACCCGGCTTTGGCAACAGCTCCTCCTTGAGCCGGTATCGCTGCAGGGCGTCCGGCGTGAAGAATTCATGGTCCTGGGTGATGCCGGTCCGGCTGTCCAGATGAATATGCAGCACCCGGTTATAAAGGTATTTCACCGGATGCCTGAAAAAACGGAGCAGATCATCAAGCCACACCTCCTCGCTTTCCTCGGCAACGGACAGCGGTCCGTTGAAAAAGATCGGCGCCCGTCGCCGGGCCAAAGCCGCCTGCGCGGCCCGGCAGTTTTCCCCGGAAAAGGATACCAGTCGCGAATCGGCCTGAAAATATTCCTTGTTAAACGGCTGCAGACGATGCCGGACGACGCAATCCCCAGACTCTTGCCGGAAAGAACGGAAGCGCAGGCCAAGGTAATCAAGCAGCTCGCTGACCGGCACCGATGGAGGCACGGGACTGTTGTCGGCAATGCTCTGGCCCGTGTAGCTGATATAAAGGGTGTCGCGGGCGGAGATGAGTGTTTCCAGAAAGAGATATTTATCGTTCTCCTTGGCCGAACGGTCACCCAGGCGGCGTTCCACCTGGGTCAGGTCATATTCCAGCGGCCTGTTCAGCCGGGGAAAGACGCCGTCATTCATGCCGATCATGCAAATGACCTTGAAGGGGATACTGCGCATGGGCAGCATGGCGCAGAAGGTAATGCCCGCCCCCATGAACCCCCGGGCATGCAGGGTTGCATTGTAGCGCTCGGCAAGACAGGCGCGCACCGTCTCCAGGGTCAGCGCAGGTGACGCGGTGAGCTGCTTTTCCTCGTCGGCAAAGGTACCGAACTGGCGCTGCAGGAAGAGAAAGTCATTGTCAAAGGGCGGCTCGGCGGAAAAAAGGGCGGCAAGCAGGTCAAGCAGCATCTGCCCCCAGCCGGCCAGGCTGCAGCCCACTGCCTCACTTTTCTCGATGTGCTTCCTGAATCGGACCAGGGTGTCGTAATAATCAAGAAACCTGCCCAGCAGGGGGGAAAAGTCCTCGTCAAAATCCGCATAGGGAAAAACGGCGGCAACGGACCGCCCTTGTTCGCCGGCCATGGCGTAGCCGAACAGCAGCCTCTCCCGGCCCGCCTTCCATGACACCTGATCGTGCACGGGCAGCCCCTCCTGCGCCAGCATATCGCCGTCAATCCCCCAGCGGATGCCGCCCTCATCGACCCACTGCCGCAGCACCTCCCGCTCGTCTTCCGTCAGGCCGAACCTGGCCGCCACCGCCTGGTTGTCAAGAAGGCCAAGCACCTCCGATGCCTTGAATCGTCCACGCAGAAGACCAAGGACATGAAGAAAGGCATCCATCATGACCTGCTGCCCCGGTGACGGCAGATCGGCAATGGAAAAAGGCAGCTTCGTTGTTCCGGAGTAGGGATTTTCAAAGACGACCCGGATAAACGGGGCATAACCGGGCAGGTCCGGAACCATCACCAGGATGTCGGATGGGACCAGCTCGCTGTTTTCCTGCATCATGCGCAGCAGCTGGTCATACAGCACCTCAACTTCGCGCAAAGGGGAATGACAGGAGTGAAACTGGATGGATCTGTCCGCCGGATCCCAATCAACCGGTTCGTCTTCCTCCGGATTGACCAGATCGAGCAGATCCCGCTGCACACGATGAAGCAGGCAATCAGCGGACTGCTCGTCAAAGTACTCCTCCGCCAGATAGCCCTCATCGTCGAGTTCAAGCATCATGTTCAAAAAATCACGACCAAGGATGCCCTGGGAGGCAAGCAGCGGATTGACTTCGGCAAGCAGCAGTTCCCGCGCCGTGCCGCCGGATGCCCGCTCGACCTTGCGGATCTCCTTGCTGCTTCTGATGAAGCCCCAGTATTCCCGGCAGGGCTGCAAGATGTAAAAATCGA is drawn from Desulfobulbaceae bacterium DB1 and contains these coding sequences:
- a CDS encoding exodeoxyribonuclease V subunit gamma, whose protein sequence is MPLYFHSSNRLEKLADLFAASVGSADSPFTRQTVVVQTAGMGRWLSLRLAERNKICAGVEFLYPNAVIERLFGLVLPEAPGKGPVDQAVLVWRVMELLPRLCRDAVTAEAFAPVRGYLADDARGVKLYQLAVKIVDLFDQYQIYRTDMILAWDSGRDWFAARPAYGERHAWQQILWQRLEMAASRARSYQTFMQTLAALDPAGKKNLPCRLTLFGVSVIPPFHLDILIAAARHIPIDFYILQPCREYWGFIRSSKEIRKVERASGGTARELLLAEVNPLLASQGILGRDFLNMMLELDDEGYLAEEYFDEQSADCLLHRVQRDLLDLVNPEEDEPVDWDPADRSIQFHSCHSPLREVEVLYDQLLRMMQENSELVPSDILVMVPDLPGYAPFIRVVFENPYSGTTKLPFSIADLPSPGQQVMMDAFLHVLGLLRGRFKASEVLGLLDNQAVAARFGLTEDEREVLRQWVDEGGIRWGIDGDMLAQEGLPVHDQVSWKAGRERLLFGYAMAGEQGRSVAAVFPYADFDEDFSPLLGRFLDYYDTLVRFRKHIEKSEAVGCSLAGWGQMLLDLLAALFSAEPPFDNDFLFLQRQFGTFADEEKQLTASPALTLETVRACLAERYNATLHARGFMGAGITFCAMLPMRSIPFKVICMIGMNDGVFPRLNRPLEYDLTQVERRLGDRSAKENDKYLFLETLISARDTLYISYTGQSIADNSPVPPSVPVSELLDYLGLRFRSFRQESGDCVVRHRLQPFNKEYFQADSRLVSFSGENCRAAQAALARRRAPIFFNGPLSVAEESEEVWLDDLLRFFRHPVKYLYNRVLHIHLDSRTGITQDHEFFTPDALQRYRLKEELLPKPGAAGRSLAEKVRRLKDCGMLPLGNPGDFYADELQTEMAAFTGWLGDLIREPLPARKVDLTLPSGVLLTGTLGNLFHQAQIFLRPARLGAEKKKTGFIAVESKKDLVQAWLLHLVLNGLAEDGPRSTLCAGVDRSGVSFAPVDGAALLLDELVLIYRQGLHCPVRFFPKYSLALHEGKELAAVRAGWNSDTHDGLADLYNRHCFGETEVLDETFVALAEEIGVPLFHHLRLFEGGESVAKS